DNA from Conexivisphaera calida:
CCGGGGCCTCCTCCCTCTGGCCCACGTCCTCGACCTGCACCTTGAAGTCGGCGCCGGCCTGCCTCATGAGCTCCCTGAGCTTGGACGCGTGCTCCTCGCTGTCCGTTATGAAGACCGCGTTCGCGTACTTCCTGCACTTGTCTATGTTCTTCATCACCTGACGGCGCCTCCCAAGCAGCGTCTCGACCTCGATGGCGATCGGCTCGGGATCCCACCGCGAGGGCTCGCGCATCGAGCGCTTCCCCCACTTTGAATCCACCTTGGTGGCCATGGGCCTCCACACCATGATGTCGGGGCGCTCGTCGCCGGGTGTGCCGTCGTCCACCGAGCAGTAGTAGCCCATCTCCCAGTAGCGGCGCACGACGCGCCTGACTATCATGTTATGGATGGGGCCGCCCGCGCGCGGACCCACTACCTCGGACTGGAAGTGCTTCATTGCCGCGTCCGTCAGCTCGTACTCCACGTCGCCGCCCGCCGTCCTCCCGGCGATCAGCCCGGAGTCCATCAGGTAGTTGGCCGCGCTCAGGGTCACGGACTCGTCCCAGAAGTAGCGGTGGTAGAACATATCCACCATGGCCCTATAGCTGTGGGCCTGCCCCGTCCGGAGGGCTGCGAGCACGGCCCACTGGGCCGGCGTGAAGGGCGAGCGCCCGGTGCGCGCCGCCAGGTCCTCGACCGCGCCCCTGTAGACCGCGCGCCTGTCCTCGGCCGCGCTCGGTGGCACCGAGCGGATCCGTGCTATGACCTCCTCCTCCGATATCCTGGGTGGGGGCGCCCGTGGGACGCGCATGTAGTAGGTGAGCGGGCCCCCGTGCACCGGGTTCCGGCGCACCACGCACGTGTAGTTGGGGAGCCGCGTGAGCGTCGACGGATCCCCGTCGTTCGTCCGCAGGCCGAGCGCGCTCCACATCTTGGGCGCGTCGTCAGGGCCGACGCGGAAGGACATTATCAGCCCCGCGTTGCCCAGGAAGCTCTGGAACAGGTCCTCCCGGATCTGCGCGACGTTCTGGTGCGCGACTATCAGGTAGAGCCCGAACTTCCTCGCCTCCGAGAGGATGGTCTGGAGCACGTCGAGGTCCGCCACGTTCTGGAACTCGTCTATCACGAGGTAGACGGGGGGTGGCCCGCCACCGTACGAGGACACACCTTTACCGCTAGCCTCAAGTTCCTTCATGCGGCGCTGGACGGCGAAGTACACGTCCATGATTATCGTGTTCGTGGCGAGCTTGCGGAAGTCCTCCGGGAGCTGGAACCTGGACATGCGGAAGGCCGCGATGGATCCCGGCTTGATCAGCTCGTCGAACGGCACGGTCGAGCGGCGGGAGCAGAAGGTGCGCGCCGTGAGCGACCCGCTCGGCATCACGAAGTTCGAGATCCTGTTCAGGACCGCGGTGAACGCGGCGGCCTCAAGCCGTGACATGACCTCAAGCGTGCGCACCACCGTCTCGTCGTCCAGCCCCGCGGATCCCAGGATGTAGGCGGCCTCACCCTCCTCCATTCCCATGATGTCCGTGAGCAGGTAGTAGAGGTCCAGGAATGTGGGCGTGTCCGTGATCGAGTAGAGGTAGAGGAGCGCGCCCCTCAGTATCCACAGGAGCCGAGGCGCCCTGTCGACCGTGACGGAGAAGAAGTCCGCCATGACCGCGAGGAGCTCCCCGACGCGCATCTGGATCATGATCTTGCGCTCCTCCTGCGATGAGTAGGGCCCCAGTTCGAGGGGGTTGAGGCCGAACGGCGAGTAGTAGGGGTCGAACACGCGTGTCTCCGGTATCATGCGCGCCAAGTCTATCGACGCCTGGCCGTGCGGATCCACGAATATCACGGCCGCGTTCATGTGGGAGTGAATATGGTGCATCACGTAGAGGAGGAAGTTCGTCTTCCCGGCGCCCGTCGCGCCTATCACGAGCGCGTGCCCTTTAAGGTCCGAATCCGTGAGGCTCTCCACGCCCCGATGTGCGCCCCGGCCTTAAAAGCCCGCCCCCCACCGATGTGCGATGACGACCATCGTTGAGACACATGAGGAGGGGCGCGAGAAGCCACACGACGAGGTGCGACCGCCGAGGATATGCCCACGGTGCGGTGCGCCCTACTCGTACGTCGAGACCCAGCGGAAGGGCGGCGTGCTTTACTATTACGCGGTCCACGAAAAGCAGGAGGACGGCAAACGGACCCGGAGGAGGCACTACTTGGGACCGTCCACATACACCGCCGGGCAGGCGACGCACGCGGCGCTCGGAGTCGAGTGGGAGGGCGCCACGACCCCGGATCCGGCGCGCCTCCGCGAGTACTTGCGGGCCGTGCTGGGCGCGATCGCGCACCGCCGCGACGAGTTCGCCGAGGAGGAGCTCGACGGGATCCGCCGCGAGCTCCAGGACGCGCTGGACGAGTTCTCGCGCTGAACGCCTCATCGCGTATTTTTGCCTCATATACTCGGCCAGCACATACCATCGCGGTGCGCCACCCTGAGGGCGATCCTGGGCGTCGATGGGCCCGCGCCCCCCGACGGGTTCGTCGCCGGGCGCGTCATCTACACGACCGCGCCGGCCGTCGAGGTGGGGGCGTCCCCCATAACCTTATGGGGGGCCACAGGCGCGAGTCAGGCTGAAGTTCTCGTCCGACTCGCCAGTCCCCCATAACCTTATGGGGGGCCACAGGTCTGCGGCGCCTCGCGCGCTCCTCGCCCGAGCTCACCGGGATCCTAGCATCCCTGGGCGCGCCGCCCGTATCTGGGCGTCTGCCGGCGTGCCCTTCCCGCGGGGTCCGCGCCCGGGCGATGTGGAGGTCGTGGTGCCCACGGGCGGTATGGCCCTAGGAAGTGGATCCGCGCGCGTTTTCCCGGATGAGGAGTGTTCCCTCACTCACCCCGGTGTCCCCCATAAGGTTATGGGGGACCGCGCGGCGGATCCTTAACCGAGCCCGTCCCGTGGGCGGATGGGGCGCAGCCCACGCGTTTTAAGCCAAGATCGCACGATCACCCGTGAGCGTGTGGTGGCCGAAGAGGTCGCGCTGGGAGGACAAGTTCATCCCGATCGCGGGCTTCGAGGTCTCGCCGCGCCAGCTCGTCATATTCGCGCTCTCCACCCTGATCGGTGCTGGGGTCGCCGCCGCCCTTGGTCGCGCCGGGATGCTCGCGCAGGTCGCCGCATTCCTCTTCCTCCTGATCCTGGGCGTCGTCTTCGCGTCATTCCCGGTGCGCGCCGTTCCCCCGGAGCTGGTGCTGATTCATGCACTCTTCATGCGCCCGCGGTTGGGCGCACCCGCGCCAGCCAAGCCAGCACAGGGCCCGCCCGCGCCTGGCGCCCCACGTGAGGCCCATGAGGAGCCGCCCCAGAGCGTGTACGCCGACTCGGACGTGCCGCTGGTCGTGGCGGGGGAGGTCGAGGCTGACATGCCGACGCGCGTCGTGCTCCTGCTCGACGGGAAGGAGATAGACGCCGCGACGGTCGGGCCCTCGAACAGGCGCTACCGGCTGGTGTTCCATCCGCGCGACGCGACGATAGGCGAGCATGAGTTGGCTGTGAAGGTGGGCGACGAGGTAGCACAGTCGATGCGCATCACGGTGCGCCCGCGCGTTGGCGGGCGCGAGGTAGACCTCCTGGACGCGGCGGCCCGCGGTCATTGACCGAACTTATCACCGTCCTTTTAAACCTAAAATATATGACATCGTGTGAGGCCTCATCTCCCGCGTCCATCGGCCCGGGCCGCGGAGGCCTACCGTAAGTGGCTGTCTCTGGCCGTGCTGCTGTTCGCACTCGCGTCGTTCGTGATCCCGGTCTTCGCGGCCACGCAGAACGCGTCCGGGTCCGTGAACCTGGATCTGTACAACACGAACATAACACAGGTGCCGCTCTTCACACGGGAGCCCCGTGGATTGACTGTGAATACATACGGCAACGACGCCAACGTCTCCGGGGTCATCTCGCTGACCGGGGATTACGCGTACCAGCAGACCGTGACGAACAACGTGAGCACCACGGTGAACGTGCCGGGGTCGAGCTCGACGGGGCGCGCGGGCAACGTCTCAATCACGGTCTCGGCGGGCGGCGGCGTGGGCAGGACCGTGGTGAACTACACATCGGTCGTGCCGAACGCGGCACCGATCTACCTGAGCGGCACCGTCACGCTCTACTACAAATCATCCAACGGCACGTCGTACATCACACAGGACATCGCGTTCGGCGGCCCATACTACACGGACTCATCCGTCGCGTTCTACAACGTGTTCAACGTATCCTACGACGACGCGTACTACGCCGTGGTGCAGGTCGAGGCCACCTCGGGGCCGAACGGCACCGGGAGCGTGCTGGCAGAGGTCGCGACCACGACATCGAACCCGGAGTACGGCACGGCGCATAACGTGTGGTTCGCGCAGAACATCTGGATCGGCATCGTCGCGCTCCCGGCCTTCAACGACACGGCGTTCGGCGCGTGGGTCAAGTCGGACGTATTCCGCCCGACCGTGCCGATCGGCGGCCTCTACAACATCATGGCGATCATAGGCCTCATAGTCCTCGCGTTCTCGGTCGTGTTCGGGTTCATACCGATGGGGCGCCGCGACCGCGGGTACGGCCTCGGCCCCCAGCTCGCGAACGTCGCTGTCGGGGTCGGCGTGATACTCGTCTTCCCATACGTGTACGACCGCGTGGCGATAGAGATGAACTACCTGAACGCGTACCTGATCGCGTACCCGGAGCCGTACACGACGTTCCTCGCGCGCCTGTGGGAGATCCAGACGAACATAATCGCCCCACCGAACACAAACTTCTGGTCGATCCTCCGGGCTACCGCGTTCTTCATAGCATACGCCGTCGTCTGGATGATCACCTGGATCATGATCTACTTCCTCGGCACGGTGCGGATCCTCCTGATCGCGGCAATGCTGGTCATGTTCCCGCTCTCGGTCGCGCTCCGCGACATCCCGTTCACCTCGAAGCTGGGCCGGATGATAGATGACACCCTGTTCGGGCTCATGCTCGCCACGATACTATCAGCGTCGATGCTCTCGACCGCCTCCTGGCTCCTCACGAACTGGAACACCCCGACCAACATATTCGTCATGGGCGGATTCCAGCCGCAATGGGTCGCCATAGCCGCTATCCTCGGCGCGATACTGGCGCCCACGGTGCTGGCGCCCCTCACGAGCACGCTTTTCGAGACATCATCCGAGGTGGCGATGTTCGGCGGGGCGGTCGGAATGAACATAGCGTACGGCGGCCTCGGCGGAGGCATGGGGGCACTACAGAACCTAGGCGGTGGCCTGCCCGGTGCAGGGGCCGCTGGCGGCGGTGCCGTGGGGGCGGTCGGCGCCATGGCGCCCGTTGGCGGGTGGAGGAAAGCCGGTGCGTTCATCGCGGGCGCCGGCAGAGGCGCGGGCGTGTTCGCGGCGCATGAGTTCATCACCGCGCCGATCCGCTACGGCGGCGGGCCCGTTGTCCATCCGAGAATCCTCGAACGCCTGGCCGGTCA
Protein-coding regions in this window:
- a CDS encoding type IV secretory system conjugative DNA transfer family protein; translation: MESLTDSDLKGHALVIGATGAGKTNFLLYVMHHIHSHMNAAVIFVDPHGQASIDLARMIPETRVFDPYYSPFGLNPLELGPYSSQEERKIMIQMRVGELLAVMADFFSVTVDRAPRLLWILRGALLYLYSITDTPTFLDLYYLLTDIMGMEEGEAAYILGSAGLDDETVVRTLEVMSRLEAAAFTAVLNRISNFVMPSGSLTARTFCSRRSTVPFDELIKPGSIAAFRMSRFQLPEDFRKLATNTIIMDVYFAVQRRMKELEASGKGVSSYGGGPPPVYLVIDEFQNVADLDVLQTILSEARKFGLYLIVAHQNVAQIREDLFQSFLGNAGLIMSFRVGPDDAPKMWSALGLRTNDGDPSTLTRLPNYTCVVRRNPVHGGPLTYYMRVPRAPPPRISEEEVIARIRSVPPSAAEDRRAVYRGAVEDLAARTGRSPFTPAQWAVLAALRTGQAHSYRAMVDMFYHRYFWDESVTLSAANYLMDSGLIAGRTAGGDVEYELTDAAMKHFQSEVVGPRAGGPIHNMIVRRVVRRYWEMGYYCSVDDGTPGDERPDIMVWRPMATKVDSKWGKRSMREPSRWDPEPIAIEVETLLGRRRQVMKNIDKCRKYANAVFITDSEEHASKLRELMRQAGADFKVQVEDVGQREEAPGEKDLDSFIVSLVMNGWPGIEEAARLGGVDPEDVEEHLRGLIELGVLKETNGKLEAVTESARVNAADGRGRARMRAYGLRSTGSNWKPIP